One window from the genome of Sulfolobales archaeon encodes:
- a CDS encoding ABC transporter ATP-binding protein — protein MLPIAPMIELKDVWKIYRIGSVEYPALRGVNLSIDRGSFVSIVGPSGSGKTTMLHLIGALDRPTKGKIYVDGVEITRLGDNRLAEFRNRTIGFVFQQYNLVPYLSAIENAEMPMMVSGISRDERRRRAKWLLEQLGLGDKIWKRPTELSGGEQQRVAIARALANNPKIILADEPTGNLDTSNAKIVVDLLKKINREMGVTIVVVTHNMEVAYETDRIIYLRDGVIVKEELRR, from the coding sequence ATGTTGCCTATTGCCCCAATGATAGAGCTTAAAGATGTATGGAAGATCTATAGGATCGGATCTGTTGAATATCCAGCTCTCCGAGGGGTAAATCTCTCGATAGATAGGGGAAGCTTCGTATCGATAGTAGGACCATCTGGAAGTGGTAAGACAACAATGCTACACCTAATAGGAGCACTTGATAGACCAACAAAGGGGAAAATATATGTTGATGGTGTAGAGATAACAAGGCTCGGAGATAATAGACTAGCGGAGTTTAGAAATAGAACAATTGGATTTGTATTTCAACAATATAATCTAGTCCCATATCTAAGTGCGATCGAGAATGCCGAGATGCCTATGATGGTCTCCGGAATTAGCAGGGATGAGAGAAGAAGGAGGGCTAAATGGCTTCTAGAGCAACTAGGGCTCGGAGATAAGATATGGAAGAGGCCTACAGAGCTAAGCGGTGGCGAGCAACAAAGGGTTGCAATAGCAAGGGCTCTTGCGAATAATCCGAAGATAATACTCGCTGACGAGCCTACAGGGAATCTAGATACATCTAACGCTAAAATCGTTGTAGATCTTCTGAAGAAGATTAATAGAGAGATGGGTGTAACAATAGTGGTTGTTACACATAATATGGAAGTTGCATATGAAACAGATAGGATAATATATCTCAGAGACGGCGTTATAGTTAAGGAGGAGTTGAGGAGGTAG